In Streptomyces thermolilacinus SPC6, a single genomic region encodes these proteins:
- a CDS encoding DUF6230 family protein, whose product MKSQVRGGTRWKRFAVVMVPSVAATAAIGVGMAQGALAASFAVSGQEFKVTAGRLDGQGFAQYGGLDMGYADIKEGDNVVPRPVAISTFENAWITDMCQSVVTPDVPVFGKITLKLTAGTGAKKEAEKVYAHNLYLDVTDLDAEAEFTNIDIGMAAKDTAKGKPHGKGPAIKDRINQNGFAQQAEKATLTNVRQKAWATTAGTFKLTKLSMRLHKGDGPGVECY is encoded by the coding sequence ATGAAGTCCCAGGTTCGCGGTGGGACCAGATGGAAGCGGTTCGCCGTCGTCATGGTGCCCAGCGTGGCCGCGACGGCCGCGATAGGCGTCGGCATGGCCCAGGGAGCGCTTGCGGCGTCGTTCGCGGTGTCCGGCCAGGAGTTCAAGGTCACGGCCGGGCGTTTGGACGGCCAGGGCTTCGCCCAGTACGGCGGTCTCGACATGGGCTACGCCGACATCAAGGAAGGTGACAACGTCGTTCCGCGGCCCGTCGCCATCTCCACGTTCGAGAACGCCTGGATCACCGACATGTGCCAGTCGGTGGTCACCCCGGACGTCCCGGTCTTCGGCAAGATCACGCTGAAGCTCACGGCAGGCACCGGTGCGAAGAAGGAGGCCGAGAAGGTCTACGCGCACAACCTGTACCTCGACGTCACGGACCTCGACGCCGAAGCCGAGTTCACGAACATCGACATCGGCATGGCGGCGAAGGACACGGCCAAGGGCAAGCCGCACGGCAAGGGCCCGGCGATCAAGGACCGGATCAACCAGAACGGCTTTGCCCAGCAGGCGGAGAAGGCGACCCTCACCAACGTGAGGCAGAAGGCGTGGGCGACCACGGCCGGCACGTTCAAGCTGACCAAGCTGAGCATGCGCCTGCACAAGGGTGACGGTCCCGGCGTCGAGTGCTACTGA
- a CDS encoding tetratricopeptide repeat protein, with the protein MQPRNMSMSGVVDLAAVKAAGEAKAKAEQARAQAARQGGTGAVPPSALVIEVDEAGFERDIVQRSAEVPVVIDFWAEWCQPCKQLTPLLERLVTEYNGRLVLAKIDVDANQMLAQQFGVQGIPAVYAVVAGQALPLFQGAAPEPQVRETLDQLVQVAEQRFGLTGLAVDAEGEAPAEAAAVPAGPYDALLEAAVRALDSNDIPGAIQAYKNVLVDDPDNPEAKLGLAQAELLGRVQGVDPQQVRKNAADDPKDVPAQLAAADLDLVGGHVEDAFGRLVDTVRRTAGDDRNAARVRLLELFEVIGSDDPRVIKARGDLARVLF; encoded by the coding sequence ATGCAGCCTAGGAACATGTCCATGAGCGGCGTCGTCGACCTCGCCGCGGTGAAGGCGGCCGGAGAGGCCAAGGCGAAGGCGGAGCAGGCGCGCGCGCAAGCGGCCCGGCAGGGCGGCACGGGTGCCGTGCCCCCGTCCGCGCTGGTGATCGAGGTCGACGAGGCCGGTTTCGAGCGCGACATCGTCCAGCGTTCCGCCGAGGTGCCGGTCGTCATCGACTTCTGGGCCGAGTGGTGTCAGCCGTGCAAGCAGCTCACGCCCCTGCTGGAGCGCCTGGTCACCGAGTACAACGGCCGTCTCGTACTGGCGAAGATCGACGTCGACGCCAACCAGATGCTGGCACAGCAGTTCGGGGTCCAGGGCATCCCGGCGGTGTACGCGGTGGTGGCCGGGCAGGCCCTGCCGCTCTTCCAGGGCGCGGCGCCCGAGCCGCAGGTCCGCGAGACGCTGGACCAGCTCGTCCAGGTCGCCGAGCAGCGGTTCGGCCTGACGGGCCTGGCCGTGGACGCCGAAGGGGAGGCCCCGGCGGAGGCCGCGGCGGTGCCCGCGGGTCCGTACGACGCGCTGCTGGAGGCGGCGGTGCGGGCGCTGGACTCCAACGACATCCCGGGGGCCATCCAGGCCTACAAGAACGTGCTGGTGGACGACCCGGACAACCCGGAGGCCAAGCTGGGCCTCGCCCAGGCCGAACTGCTCGGCCGGGTCCAGGGGGTGGACCCGCAGCAGGTCCGCAAGAACGCCGCCGACGACCCCAAGGACGTGCCGGCCCAGCTGGCCGCCGCCGACCTGGACCTGGTGGGCGGCCACGTCGAGGACGCCTTCGGGCGGCTGGTGGACACGGTGCGCCGCACGGCCGGGGACGACCGGAACGCCGCGCGGGTGCGGCTGCTGGAGCTGTTCGAGGTCATCGGTTCGGACGACCCGCGCGTGATCAAAGCACGCGGGGACCTGGCGCGCGTCCTGTTCTGA
- a CDS encoding TetR/AcrR family transcriptional regulator: MCRRHPLPPSGSGRSGRPGRPRSAAADTAILEATRAALVELGWSKLSMSDVATRAGVAKTTLYRRWASKNELVVDAVAVLFDELELPDRGSLAADIEGVVHQFAALLERPEAKTALMAVVAESTRDEPLRERIRTSIVERQKRLVLEGRARAQARGELPVPANGRAGAAGAADDLIFDVIAGAVVHRALVSGRPVDGEWVQRFTALLLGGLGAAARG; this comes from the coding sequence ATGTGCCGCCGCCACCCCCTTCCCCCCAGCGGCTCGGGACGGTCCGGGCGCCCCGGGCGTCCGCGCAGCGCCGCAGCGGACACCGCGATCCTGGAGGCCACCCGCGCCGCCCTGGTCGAACTGGGCTGGTCCAAGCTGTCGATGAGCGACGTCGCCACCCGCGCCGGAGTCGCCAAGACGACCCTGTACCGCCGCTGGGCCAGTAAGAACGAGCTGGTCGTGGACGCCGTCGCCGTCCTCTTCGACGAGCTGGAGCTGCCCGACCGGGGCAGTCTCGCGGCCGACATCGAGGGCGTGGTCCACCAGTTCGCCGCGCTCCTCGAACGGCCCGAGGCCAAGACGGCGCTGATGGCCGTCGTCGCGGAGTCCACCCGCGACGAGCCGCTGCGCGAACGCATCCGCACCTCCATCGTGGAGCGGCAGAAGCGGCTGGTCCTGGAGGGAAGGGCGCGCGCGCAGGCCCGCGGTGAACTGCCCGTACCGGCGAACGGCCGCGCGGGCGCCGCGGGTGCGGCCGACGACCTGATCTTCGACGTGATCGCGGGCGCCGTGGTGCACCGGGCCCTGGTCAGCGGCCGGCCCGTGGACGGCGAGTGGGTCCAGCGGTTCACGGCGCTGCTGCTGGGCGGCCTCGGCGCGGCCGCCCGCGGCTGA
- a CDS encoding GNAT family N-acetyltransferase produces the protein MHAEIREATAADWPAIWPFFHRIVAAGDTFTYPQDLDADEARGWWLLEPPNRTVVAVDADGTVVGTAKMNRNQGGNGGHIASASYMVDPAHGGRGIGRALVEYSLRWAKEAGYRGMQFNAVVQTNTHAARLYEDLGFRIVGTVPDAFHHPVEGYTGLHVMYRPL, from the coding sequence GTGCACGCCGAGATCCGAGAGGCCACCGCCGCCGACTGGCCGGCCATCTGGCCCTTCTTCCACAGAATCGTCGCCGCGGGCGACACCTTCACCTACCCGCAGGACCTGGACGCCGACGAGGCGCGCGGCTGGTGGCTGCTGGAGCCGCCGAACCGCACGGTCGTCGCCGTGGACGCGGACGGCACGGTCGTCGGCACCGCCAAGATGAACCGCAACCAGGGCGGCAACGGAGGGCACATCGCCAGCGCCAGCTACATGGTCGACCCGGCACACGGCGGACGCGGCATCGGCCGGGCCCTCGTGGAGTACAGCCTCCGGTGGGCCAAGGAGGCCGGGTACCGGGGCATGCAGTTCAACGCGGTCGTCCAGACCAACACCCACGCGGCACGGCTCTACGAGGACCTGGGCTTCCGGATCGTCGGCACCGTCCCGGACGCCTTCCACCACCCGGTCGAGGGGTACACGGGCCTGCACGTGATGTACCGGCCGCTCTGA
- a CDS encoding acyl-CoA mutase large subunit family protein, producing the protein MDADAIEEGRRRWQARYDAAKKRDADFTTLSGDPVEPVYGPRPGDTYDGFERIGWPGEYPFTRGLYPTGYRGRTWTIRQFAGFGNAEQTNERYKMILAAGGGGLSVAFDMPTLMGRDSDDPRSLGEVGHCGVAIDSAADMEVLFKDIPLGDVTTSMTISGPAVPVFCMYIVAAERQGVDPAVLNGTLQTDIFKEYIAQKEWLFEPEPHLRLIGDLMEHCARDIPAYKPLSVSGYHIREAGSTAAQELAYTLADGFGYVELGLSRGLDVDVFAPGLSFFFDAHVDFFEEIAKFRAARRIWARWMKEVYGARTDKAQWLRFHTQTAGVSLTAQQPYNNVVRTAVEALAAVLGGTNSLHTNALDETLALPSEQAAEIALRTQQVLMEETGVANVADPLGGSWYVEQLTDRIEADAEKIFDQIKERGLRAHPDGQHPIGPITSGILRGIEDGWFTGEIAESAFRYQQSLEKGDKRVVGVNCHTGSVTGDLEILRVSHEVEREQVRILADRKARRDDARVRGALDAMLAAARDGSNMIGPMLDAVRAEATLGEICDALRDEWGTYTEPAGF; encoded by the coding sequence ATGGACGCTGACGCCATCGAGGAAGGCCGCCGACGCTGGCAGGCCCGTTATGACGCCGCCAAGAAGCGCGACGCCGACTTCACCACGCTCTCCGGCGACCCCGTGGAGCCCGTCTACGGGCCGCGGCCCGGCGACACGTACGACGGTTTCGAGCGGATCGGCTGGCCCGGTGAGTACCCCTTCACCCGCGGCCTGTACCCGACCGGCTACCGCGGCCGCACCTGGACCATCCGCCAGTTCGCGGGCTTCGGCAACGCCGAGCAGACCAACGAGCGGTACAAGATGATCCTGGCGGCGGGAGGCGGCGGCCTCTCGGTCGCCTTCGACATGCCGACGCTCATGGGCCGCGACTCCGACGACCCGCGCTCGCTGGGCGAGGTCGGCCACTGCGGTGTCGCCATCGACTCCGCCGCCGACATGGAGGTCCTCTTCAAGGACATCCCGCTCGGCGACGTGACCACCTCGATGACCATCAGCGGCCCCGCCGTCCCGGTCTTCTGCATGTACATCGTCGCCGCCGAGCGCCAGGGCGTGGACCCGGCCGTCCTGAACGGCACGCTCCAGACGGACATCTTCAAGGAGTACATCGCCCAGAAGGAGTGGCTGTTCGAGCCGGAGCCCCATCTGCGCCTCATCGGCGACCTGATGGAGCACTGCGCCCGCGACATCCCCGCGTACAAGCCGCTCTCCGTCTCCGGCTACCACATCCGCGAGGCCGGTTCGACGGCCGCGCAGGAGCTGGCGTACACCCTCGCCGACGGCTTCGGCTACGTCGAGCTGGGCCTGTCGCGCGGCCTGGACGTGGACGTCTTCGCGCCCGGCCTCTCCTTCTTCTTCGACGCGCACGTCGACTTCTTCGAGGAGATCGCCAAGTTCCGCGCCGCCCGCCGCATCTGGGCCCGCTGGATGAAGGAGGTCTACGGCGCCAGGACCGACAAGGCGCAGTGGCTCCGCTTCCACACCCAGACCGCCGGCGTGTCGCTGACCGCCCAGCAGCCGTACAACAACGTCGTGCGCACGGCCGTCGAGGCGCTCGCCGCGGTGCTCGGCGGCACCAACTCGCTCCACACCAACGCCCTGGACGAGACCCTCGCCCTCCCCTCCGAGCAGGCCGCCGAGATCGCCCTGCGCACCCAGCAGGTGCTGATGGAGGAGACCGGCGTCGCCAACGTCGCGGACCCGCTGGGCGGCTCCTGGTACGTGGAGCAGCTCACCGACCGCATCGAGGCCGACGCCGAGAAGATCTTCGACCAGATCAAGGAGCGGGGACTGCGCGCCCACCCGGACGGGCAGCACCCCATCGGCCCGATCACCTCCGGCATCCTGCGCGGCATCGAGGACGGCTGGTTCACCGGCGAGATCGCCGAGTCCGCCTTCCGCTACCAGCAGTCCCTGGAGAAGGGCGACAAGCGGGTCGTCGGCGTCAACTGCCACACCGGCTCCGTCACCGGCGACCTGGAGATCCTGCGGGTCAGCCACGAGGTGGAGCGCGAGCAGGTGCGCATCCTCGCCGACCGCAAGGCCCGCCGCGACGACGCCAGGGTGCGCGGCGCGCTCGACGCGATGCTGGCCGCCGCCCGCGACGGCTCCAACATGATCGGGCCGATGCTCGACGCCGTACGGGCCGAGGCCACCCTCGGGGAGATCTGCGACGCCCTGCGCGACGAGTGGGGCACGTACACCGAGCCCGCCGGGTTCTGA
- a CDS encoding DUF3817 domain-containing protein, with the protein MKSSVLTRYRVMAYVTAVMLLVLSTCMIFKYGFDMGEDVTFVVSQTHGVLYIIYLIFAFDLGSKARWPFGKLLWILLSGTIPFAAFFVERKVVAEVKPLISGAAPTPAQA; encoded by the coding sequence ATGAAATCCAGCGTGCTGACCCGCTACCGGGTGATGGCCTACGTCACCGCCGTCATGCTGCTCGTGCTCTCCACCTGCATGATCTTCAAGTACGGGTTCGACATGGGCGAGGACGTGACCTTCGTGGTGTCCCAGACCCACGGCGTCCTCTACATCATCTACCTGATCTTCGCCTTCGACCTGGGCTCCAAGGCCCGCTGGCCGTTCGGCAAGCTGCTGTGGATCCTGCTGTCCGGCACGATCCCCTTCGCCGCGTTCTTCGTCGAGCGCAAGGTCGTCGCCGAGGTGAAGCCGCTGATCAGCGGCGCCGCGCCGACCCCCGCCCAGGCCTGA
- a CDS encoding MarR family winged helix-turn-helix transcriptional regulator: MPKPLSLPFDPIARADELWRQRWGPVPSMAAITSIMRAHQILLAEVDAVVKPYGLTFARYEALVLLTFSKAGELPMSKIGERLMVHPTSVTNTVDRLVRSGLVDKRPNPNDGRGTLASITDKGREVVEAATADLMAMDFGLGAYDAEECAEIFAMLRPLRVAAGDFEEK; the protein is encoded by the coding sequence GTGCCGAAGCCGCTCAGTCTCCCCTTCGACCCCATCGCCCGCGCCGACGAGCTCTGGCGGCAGCGCTGGGGCCCCGTCCCCTCGATGGCCGCGATCACCTCGATCATGCGCGCCCACCAGATCCTGCTGGCCGAGGTGGACGCGGTCGTCAAGCCGTACGGGCTGACGTTCGCGCGGTACGAGGCGCTGGTGCTGCTCACCTTCTCCAAGGCCGGGGAGCTGCCCATGTCGAAGATCGGCGAGCGGCTGATGGTCCACCCCACGTCGGTGACGAACACCGTGGACCGGCTGGTGCGCTCCGGGCTCGTGGACAAGCGCCCGAACCCGAACGACGGGCGCGGCACCCTCGCCTCCATCACGGACAAGGGCCGCGAGGTGGTCGAGGCCGCCACGGCGGACCTGATGGCCATGGACTTCGGGCTCGGCGCGTACGACGCCGAGGAGTGCGCCGAGATCTTCGCGATGCTCCGGCCGCTGCGGGTGGCGGCGGGGGACTTCGAGGAGAAGTAG
- a CDS encoding glycoside hydrolase family 6 protein → MSGNRPSSRALLTWALIAFLLASGCSSGRSEGPGGAGEPSSGAVRRGEAAAPSSGSPFWVDPDSAAARQVEEYEAAGRAEDAKLLRRISERPAAIWPSGEDPVPDVARAVRGAAGEDRTVVLVAYNVPHRDCGRYSAGGAADGDAYRRWLDAFAGAVGDARAVVVLEPDAVPHLVDGCTAGTYAQERYRLLSEAVDRLKRQPRTKVYLDAGNPAWLKDPGKLVEPLRRAGIGRADGFALNVANFQTDEVVRAFGRELSGLLGGVRFVVDTSRNGAGPLPGGGEEAWCNPPGRALGIPPTLRTGDGLVDAYLWVKRPGESDGTCRGGPAAGTWWPEYALGLARGASSSSPAAPGV, encoded by the coding sequence ATGTCCGGCAACCGACCGTCGTCCCGCGCCCTGCTCACGTGGGCGCTCATCGCCTTCCTGCTCGCCTCCGGCTGCTCGTCCGGGCGGTCCGAGGGCCCTGGAGGCGCTGGTGAGCCGTCGTCCGGGGCCGTCCGGCGGGGCGAGGCCGCCGCGCCCTCCTCGGGGTCGCCGTTCTGGGTGGACCCGGACAGCGCGGCGGCACGGCAGGTGGAGGAGTACGAGGCGGCCGGGCGCGCCGAGGACGCGAAGCTGCTGCGGAGGATCTCCGAGCGGCCCGCCGCGATCTGGCCGTCCGGGGAGGACCCGGTGCCGGACGTGGCGAGGGCGGTGCGCGGCGCGGCGGGCGAGGACCGCACGGTCGTGCTGGTGGCGTACAACGTCCCGCACCGCGACTGCGGCCGGTACTCGGCGGGCGGCGCGGCGGACGGGGACGCCTACCGGCGCTGGCTGGACGCGTTCGCGGGCGCCGTCGGGGACGCGCGGGCGGTCGTCGTGCTGGAGCCGGACGCGGTGCCGCACCTGGTGGACGGGTGCACGGCGGGGACGTACGCGCAGGAGCGGTACCGGCTGCTGTCGGAGGCGGTGGACCGGCTGAAACGGCAGCCGCGCACGAAGGTGTACCTGGACGCGGGGAACCCGGCGTGGCTGAAGGACCCGGGAAAGCTGGTGGAGCCGCTGCGGCGGGCGGGGATCGGGCGGGCGGACGGCTTCGCGCTGAACGTGGCGAACTTCCAGACGGACGAGGTGGTGCGGGCGTTCGGGCGGGAGCTGTCGGGGCTGCTGGGCGGGGTCCGGTTCGTCGTGGACACGAGCCGCAACGGGGCGGGGCCGCTGCCGGGCGGCGGCGAGGAGGCGTGGTGCAACCCGCCGGGCCGGGCGCTCGGCATCCCGCCGACGCTGCGCACCGGGGACGGGCTGGTGGACGCGTACCTGTGGGTGAAGCGGCCGGGCGAGTCGGACGGCACCTGCCGCGGCGGCCCCGCGGCAGGCACCTGGTGGCCGGAGTACGCCTTGGGGCTGGCGCGCGGGGCGTCGTCTAGCTCCCCTGCGGCTCCAGGGGTTTGA